The Cellulomonas wangleii genome includes a region encoding these proteins:
- a CDS encoding SGNH/GDSL hydrolase family protein, with protein sequence MTSLTPTPLTDDLVHGALELERTPRGVQPHRLPAWVRRQLPDPQLLMAEAQPSGVRLVLRTRATVVELDAHPTRLAYVGGPARPAGVYELLVDGEVVAGATVDGGDLLLIDPVTGGREVRPGEPGTVAFTGLPDRDKTVELWLPHNELATLVALRTDAPVHPVPTGDRPVWLHHGSSISHGSNATTPTGTWPALAARAAGVDLVNLGFGGSALLDPQTARTMRDTPADLISVKMGINIVNGDTMRLRTFTAAVHGFLDTIRDGHPETPLLVVSPVLCPIHEDTPGPGAFDPSTFGSGTVRFVATGDPAEVPAGRLTLTVVRDELSRIVAQRRQDDPHLAYLDGRELYGTPDAAAHPLPDALHPDAATHRVVGERFARLAFGPGGVLASSR encoded by the coding sequence TGCAGCCCCACCGGCTGCCCGCCTGGGTGCGGCGCCAGCTGCCCGACCCGCAGCTGCTCATGGCCGAGGCACAGCCGTCCGGCGTGCGCCTGGTCCTGCGCACCCGCGCGACGGTCGTCGAGCTCGACGCCCACCCCACCCGCCTGGCGTACGTGGGCGGCCCGGCCCGCCCGGCCGGCGTCTACGAGCTGCTGGTCGACGGCGAGGTCGTCGCCGGCGCGACGGTGGACGGCGGCGACCTCCTGCTGATCGACCCGGTCACCGGCGGCCGCGAGGTCCGCCCCGGCGAGCCGGGGACGGTCGCCTTCACCGGGCTGCCCGACCGCGACAAGACCGTCGAGCTGTGGCTGCCGCACAACGAGCTCGCGACCCTCGTCGCGCTGCGCACCGACGCACCGGTGCACCCGGTGCCGACCGGTGACCGCCCGGTGTGGCTGCACCACGGCTCGTCGATCAGCCACGGGTCCAACGCGACCACCCCCACCGGCACGTGGCCCGCGCTGGCGGCACGGGCGGCCGGGGTGGACCTGGTCAACCTCGGGTTCGGCGGCAGCGCGCTGCTGGACCCCCAGACCGCACGGACGATGCGCGACACCCCCGCCGACCTGATCTCGGTCAAGATGGGCATCAACATCGTCAACGGCGACACCATGCGGCTGCGGACGTTCACCGCCGCGGTCCACGGGTTCCTCGACACGATCCGTGACGGCCACCCCGAGACCCCGCTGCTGGTGGTCTCCCCGGTCCTGTGCCCCATCCACGAGGACACCCCCGGGCCGGGCGCCTTCGACCCGAGCACGTTCGGGTCCGGGACGGTGCGGTTCGTCGCCACCGGCGACCCGGCCGAGGTCCCGGCGGGGCGGCTGACCCTCACGGTGGTCCGGGACGAGCTGAGCCGCATCGTCGCCCAGCGTCGGCAGGACGACCCGCACCTGGCCTACCTGGACGGTCGCGAGCTGTACGGGACGCCGGACGCGGCGGCCCACCCGCTGCCCGACGCGCTGCACCCCGACGCCGCGACGCACCGGGTCGTCGGGGAGCGGTTCGCCCGCCTCGCGTTCGGCCCGGGTGGTGTGCTCGCGTCGTCGCGCTGA